One segment of Bdellovibrionota bacterium DNA contains the following:
- the pilO gene encoding type 4a pilus biogenesis protein PilO, with amino-acid sequence MQQFLDQFAKLPLVAKLITLVVILVVIVAVEYQVFLVPKKEAYNALEAKARDLQVKLLENEAIAANLPKFQEEVNILNEQLKQAVALLPNEANIHAILRQLSILSKKTNIELNYFRPGGEASRGFYSEIPMDLKLSGTYHDLATYLDQIGKLSRIINISNIVFSGIRQAGNTVELDLDCRATTFMFRGGR; translated from the coding sequence ATGCAGCAGTTTCTCGATCAATTCGCGAAACTCCCGCTGGTTGCGAAACTGATCACGCTGGTGGTGATTTTGGTGGTCATCGTAGCCGTGGAATACCAAGTGTTCCTCGTCCCCAAGAAGGAAGCGTACAACGCCTTGGAAGCGAAGGCCCGGGATCTACAGGTAAAGCTCCTTGAAAACGAGGCGATCGCCGCCAATCTTCCCAAGTTCCAGGAGGAAGTGAACATTCTCAACGAACAGCTAAAACAGGCTGTGGCCCTTCTTCCGAACGAGGCGAACATCCACGCGATTCTCAGGCAGCTCTCGATTCTTTCGAAGAAGACCAATATCGAGTTAAATTACTTTCGACCGGGAGGAGAGGCCAGCCGCGGATTCTACAGCGAGATTCCGATGGACCTCAAGCTCTCGGGAACCTATCATGACCTGGCTACGTACTTGGATCAGATCGGCAAGCTGAGCCGCATCATCAACATTTCAAATATCGTGTTTTCGGGCATTCGCCAGGCGGGCAATACGGTCGAGCTTGACCTGGACTGCCGGGCGACGACGTTCATGTTCCGAGGTGGCCGATGA
- a CDS encoding helix-turn-helix transcriptional regulator, with product MPSKNSNNVRKFREQLLMSKAELAKAAGLSVLTVDRVEGGKLCRMATKRKIIKALGLTLAEKDKVF from the coding sequence GTGCCCAGCAAGAATTCAAATAACGTTCGTAAATTTCGAGAACAGCTTCTCATGAGTAAAGCTGAACTCGCCAAAGCTGCCGGTCTCTCCGTACTGACGGTGGATCGGGTGGAGGGCGGTAAGTTGTGCCGAATGGCGACCAAACGAAAAATCATCAAGGCGTTGGGTTTAACCTTGGCCGAGAAAGATAAGGTATTCTGA
- the pilM gene encoding type IV pilus assembly protein PilM, whose protein sequence is MFSRNKSLVGLDIGSSAVKLVELKQTKKGLELLHFKMVPLPPEAIVDGAIMNSNAVVDAITELIGQEKLKRKDVAISVSGHSVIVKKIKLPQMTEQELEESIQWEAEQYIPFDITDVNLDVQILGNDEQDVGQMEVLLVAAKKDMINDHTAVVMEAGLQPLVLDVDAFCIENMFEANYGAPQETVVLADIGASLININILRNGISTFTRDISMGGNQFTEEIQKQLNVSREEAESLKLGGELGGPTETTEAVIPQEVGGIIRSVSETMAAEIQRSLDFFAATAADDKIAKIYLTGGSSKVPGLPAIIEQKVGIPVEIANPFHAVQINEKNFNVEHITDVAPAAAVAVGLALRRVGDK, encoded by the coding sequence GTGTTCAGCCGAAACAAAAGTCTCGTCGGGCTCGATATCGGTTCTAGCGCCGTCAAGTTGGTGGAGCTCAAGCAGACGAAAAAAGGATTGGAACTTCTCCATTTCAAGATGGTTCCGCTTCCGCCGGAAGCGATTGTGGACGGCGCCATTATGAACTCCAATGCCGTCGTGGACGCGATCACCGAACTGATCGGCCAGGAAAAGCTTAAAAGAAAAGACGTGGCGATTTCCGTCAGCGGCCACTCGGTGATCGTAAAGAAGATCAAATTGCCCCAAATGACCGAACAGGAATTGGAGGAGTCGATTCAGTGGGAAGCGGAGCAGTACATTCCGTTCGATATCACCGACGTGAACCTGGATGTTCAGATCCTGGGAAACGACGAGCAGGATGTCGGACAGATGGAAGTGTTGCTGGTGGCCGCGAAGAAAGACATGATTAACGACCATACGGCCGTGGTAATGGAGGCTGGTTTGCAGCCGCTCGTCCTGGATGTGGATGCGTTTTGCATCGAGAATATGTTCGAAGCGAACTACGGAGCTCCACAGGAAACGGTCGTTCTGGCGGATATCGGCGCGAGTTTGATCAATATCAACATTCTTCGAAACGGGATCTCGACGTTCACGCGCGACATCTCCATGGGGGGCAATCAATTCACGGAAGAAATTCAGAAGCAACTCAACGTGAGCCGGGAAGAGGCTGAGTCGTTGAAGTTGGGCGGTGAGTTGGGCGGTCCGACCGAGACGACGGAGGCCGTTATTCCTCAGGAGGTCGGGGGAATTATTCGTTCGGTGTCGGAAACGATGGCCGCGGAAATTCAGCGGTCCCTCGACTTTTTCGCCGCGACGGCGGCGGATGACAAGATCGCAAAGATTTATTTGACCGGCGGAAGTTCGAAGGTGCCCGGTCTCCCCGCGATTATCGAACAGAAGGTGGGAATTCCGGTCGAGATCGCCAACCCGTTCCACGCCGTTCAGATCAACGAGAAGAATTTTAATGTGGAGCACATCACGGATGTGGCTCCGGCGGCGGCGGTCGCGGTGGGGTTAGCCCTACGGCGAGTGGGGGACAAATGA
- a CDS encoding pilus assembly protein PilP, whose translation MKFRCRGLSTLTAAIVGLNLAGCGEPEIQRKRSGPATPPPVTAAPGAPAPAEKTEVPSIFGKAGEEYTYNPVGRRDPFKAYAGELVQDITLPTSPLERYGLEQLKLTAIIWGLASPRALVQAPDGQSYIVRRDMRVGTHRGRISRITRREIFVEEEYRDPTGKLVVRESLLEIRPKGESEKERLQLQLEGQR comes from the coding sequence ATGAAATTTCGCTGTCGAGGACTCTCCACTCTGACCGCGGCAATCGTCGGACTGAACCTGGCCGGTTGCGGTGAGCCGGAAATTCAGAGAAAACGGAGCGGCCCGGCGACACCCCCTCCCGTGACGGCCGCGCCGGGGGCGCCTGCGCCTGCGGAGAAGACGGAAGTTCCTTCTATCTTTGGGAAGGCGGGAGAAGAATACACGTACAATCCGGTCGGCAGACGGGATCCGTTCAAGGCCTACGCCGGGGAGTTGGTGCAAGACATTACGTTACCGACTTCGCCGCTGGAACGTTACGGTTTGGAACAGTTGAAATTAACCGCCATCATTTGGGGACTAGCCAGTCCCCGCGCTTTGGTCCAAGCTCCGGATGGACAGAGTTACATTGTTCGGAGAGACATGCGGGTGGGGACCCATCGAGGCCGAATCTCTCGGATTACACGCCGAGAAATCTTCGTCGAGGAAGAATACCGGGACCCGACCGGAAAGCTGGTTGTCCGGGAGTCGTTATTGGAGATTCGCCCGAAAGGTGAAAGTGAAAAGGAACGATTGCAGTTGCAGCTAGAGGGACAGCGATGA
- a CDS encoding PilN domain-containing protein: MIRINLLPTKAARRKESVIVQLSIGAVAIALALMACWWINASEERKIAAKQAEIDDLNNKIKQLQAIIVKVDNFKTAKANLNQKINTIKDLNDKRSGPVKMLEEFTYVIPRKAWVTGFREVEKQLTLEGVAVDGPTVADFIDNLRGSKFFYNVQLIQVQQVDEAGKKVQRFNINCRVNYVPTGGKA, from the coding sequence ATGATTCGCATAAACCTGCTCCCCACGAAAGCCGCACGGCGCAAGGAGAGCGTGATCGTACAACTGTCCATCGGCGCGGTCGCGATCGCGCTCGCCCTTATGGCGTGTTGGTGGATCAACGCTTCGGAAGAACGGAAAATCGCCGCGAAACAGGCCGAAATCGACGATTTGAACAACAAGATCAAACAGCTCCAGGCTATTATCGTGAAAGTCGACAACTTCAAGACGGCCAAGGCGAATCTCAATCAGAAAATCAATACGATCAAGGATCTGAACGACAAGCGATCGGGCCCGGTGAAAATGCTGGAAGAGTTTACGTACGTCATTCCCCGCAAAGCCTGGGTCACGGGTTTTCGGGAGGTGGAAAAACAGCTCACCCTTGAAGGCGTGGCGGTCGATGGACCCACGGTCGCGGATTTCATTGATAACCTCAGGGGTTCGAAGTTTTTCTACAACGTTCAGCTGATTCAAGTGCAGCAGGTCGACGAAGCGGGCAAGAAGGTCCAACGGTTCAATATCAATTGCCGCGTGAATTACGTCCCCACGGGTGGGAAGGCGTAA